A window of the Streptobacillus felis genome harbors these coding sequences:
- a CDS encoding alpha/beta hydrolase fold domain-containing protein — MLNKLSKLLIGLITVITVFSCSNVELPENISGKSKIYSMLAYNFSPKVDRDSMYALYTSVGLEIEDYVVPEEYDFRVYDEEGTRIEQYFTKNNKEKKLIIVGNGGSFLNPYKIARRDFYLNFSKKLPGFDVMIVDLHMGYQHRFPIQNKDFLNAYRLALKMGYSHNKVVFIGDSSGGNIVSTSTIYLRDNQLPLPAGIFLMSPYLDATNKVESRERNLKKDVLFGNPYNLENRIKMLENMPYFIAEKDKNNRYISPVYAKDLKGFPKTLIHVSDYEILQDDSVVFYQNLINSKVDAKLVEYPGQIHVFQMLAIKEAYDSLDKAAKFLNEITENKKDIKINKNVIEKIRFYVETRKYTEDEVKGFFNKIDINIDQLIEFEKNNYKKSNRNYLNNK; from the coding sequence ATGCTAAATAAATTAAGTAAATTATTAATAGGTTTAATAACAGTAATTACTGTGTTTTCTTGTTCTAATGTAGAATTACCTGAAAATATATCTGGTAAATCAAAAATATATAGTATGTTAGCATATAACTTTTCACCTAAGGTAGATAGGGATTCTATGTATGCTCTATATACATCAGTAGGTTTAGAGATTGAAGATTATGTTGTACCGGAAGAATATGATTTTAGAGTATATGATGAAGAAGGTACAAGAATAGAACAATATTTTACTAAGAATAATAAGGAAAAGAAGCTAATTATAGTTGGAAATGGGGGGTCATTCTTAAATCCATATAAGATTGCTAGAAGAGATTTTTATTTAAACTTTTCAAAAAAACTTCCAGGATTTGATGTGATGATAGTTGATTTGCATATGGGATACCAACATAGATTCCCTATACAAAATAAAGATTTTTTAAACGCATATAGACTTGCTTTAAAAATGGGGTACTCACATAACAAAGTAGTATTTATAGGAGATAGTTCAGGTGGGAATATAGTTTCAACCTCTACTATATATCTGAGAGATAATCAATTACCACTTCCAGCAGGAATATTTTTAATGTCACCTTATTTAGATGCTACTAATAAGGTTGAAAGTAGGGAAAGAAATCTTAAAAAAGATGTTTTATTCGGTAATCCATATAATTTAGAAAATAGAATAAAAATGTTGGAAAATATGCCATATTTTATAGCTGAAAAAGATAAGAATAATAGGTATATATCACCTGTTTATGCAAAGGATTTAAAAGGGTTTCCTAAAACATTGATACATGTTTCAGATTATGAAATACTTCAGGATGATTCTGTTGTGTTTTATCAAAATTTAATAAACAGTAAAGTAGATGCTAAATTAGTAGAGTATCCAGGTCAAATACATGTTTTTCAAATGTTAGCAATAAAAGAGGCTTATGATTCTTTAGATAAGGCAGCCAAATTTTTAAATGAAATAACAGAAAATAAAAAAGATATTAAAATTAATAAAAATGTGATAGAAAAAATACGTTTTTATGTAGAAACTAGAAAATATACTGAAGATGAGGTAAAAGGTTTTTTTAATAAAATTGATATTAATATAGATCAATTGATAGAATTTGAAAAAAATAATTATAAAAAGAGTAATAGAAATTATTTAAACAATAAATAA